A window of Rufibacter sp. LB8 contains these coding sequences:
- a CDS encoding acyl-CoA carboxylase subunit beta, translating into MSEQNPLSGKFEILDRKNDEALLGGGQARIDAQHKKGKLTARERIDLLVDEGSFEEIGKFVMHRSKDFGLDKEYYLGDGVVTGYGTVNGRLVYVFSQDFTVFGGSLSETHAEKIVKIMDLAMKNGAPVIGLNDSGGARIQEGVVSLGGYADIFYKNTLASGVIPQLSGIMGPCAGGAVYSPAITDFILMVEDTSYMFVTGPNVVKTVTHETVTSEELGGASTHSTKSGVTHFSCANEVVCIQNIKQLLSYMPQNCEELAPFLPYESSGDETREVLNTLIPENPNQPYDMREVIEGIIDAGSFLEVHKNFGENIVVGFARLAGRSIGIVGNQPAVLAGVLDINASTKAARFVRFCDCFNIPLLVLEDVPGFLPGTDQEWRGIITNGAKLLYAFSEATVPRVTVITRKAYGGAYDVMNSKHIGADLNYAWPTAEIAVMGAKGAAEIIFKREIAAAEDPEAKLAEKVAEYQEKFATPYRAAHRGFVDEVIYPSETRTKLIKAFKMLENKVDKLPRKKHGNIPL; encoded by the coding sequence ATGTCTGAACAGAATCCCTTGAGTGGCAAATTTGAAATATTAGACCGCAAAAATGACGAAGCCCTTTTAGGAGGTGGCCAAGCGCGCATTGATGCCCAGCATAAAAAAGGCAAACTCACCGCCCGTGAACGCATAGACTTACTGGTAGACGAAGGCTCTTTTGAGGAGATTGGCAAGTTTGTGATGCACCGCTCCAAAGACTTCGGGCTGGACAAAGAATATTATCTGGGTGATGGCGTAGTCACCGGTTATGGCACCGTCAATGGCCGTCTGGTCTATGTTTTCTCCCAGGATTTCACGGTGTTTGGCGGCTCGCTTTCTGAAACGCACGCCGAGAAAATTGTAAAAATCATGGACCTCGCCATGAAAAATGGTGCTCCTGTCATTGGCTTAAATGACTCTGGCGGGGCGCGAATTCAGGAAGGCGTGGTTTCTTTGGGCGGCTACGCCGATATTTTCTACAAAAACACCCTGGCTTCGGGCGTGATTCCGCAACTGTCGGGTATTATGGGGCCATGTGCGGGTGGCGCGGTGTATTCGCCGGCTATCACAGACTTCATCTTAATGGTGGAAGACACGTCATATATGTTCGTGACCGGCCCCAACGTGGTGAAAACCGTGACGCATGAAACCGTGACTTCTGAGGAACTGGGCGGCGCCAGCACGCACAGCACCAAAAGCGGCGTGACCCATTTCTCCTGCGCCAATGAGGTGGTCTGCATCCAGAACATCAAGCAGCTGTTGAGCTACATGCCGCAGAACTGCGAGGAACTGGCTCCTTTCCTGCCCTATGAATCTTCCGGAGATGAAACTCGTGAGGTTCTAAACACGCTTATCCCAGAAAACCCCAACCAACCGTATGACATGCGCGAGGTGATTGAAGGCATCATTGACGCAGGCTCTTTCCTGGAGGTTCACAAGAACTTCGGGGAGAACATTGTGGTGGGCTTTGCAAGGCTAGCCGGAAGAAGCATTGGCATTGTGGGCAACCAACCTGCCGTTTTGGCCGGTGTTTTAGACATTAACGCCTCCACCAAAGCCGCTCGTTTTGTGCGGTTCTGTGATTGCTTCAACATTCCGTTGCTGGTACTGGAAGACGTACCTGGTTTCTTGCCCGGCACCGACCAGGAATGGCGCGGCATCATCACCAACGGCGCCAAATTGCTTTACGCATTCAGTGAGGCCACCGTGCCGCGCGTGACCGTAATTACGCGTAAAGCCTACGGCGGCGCGTATGACGTCATGAACTCCAAGCACATTGGCGCGGATTTGAACTATGCTTGGCCTACCGCTGAGATTGCCGTAATGGGTGCCAAAGGTGCCGCTGAAATCATCTTTAAACGCGAAATTGCCGCCGCTGAAGACCCAGAAGCCAAACTAGCCGAGAAAGTAGCCGAGTACCAGGAGAAATTCGCGACGCCGTACAGAGCCGCCCACCGTGGTTTTGTGGACGAGGTGATTTACCCTAGTGAGACCCGCACCAAACTGATCAAGGCGTTCAAAATGCTGGAAAACAAAGTAGACAAACTGCCTCGCAAAAAGCATGGCAACATTCCTCTGTAA
- a CDS encoding M42 family metallopeptidase, with protein MREESFEFLQTYLNNAAPTGFESPGQKLWLEYIKPYIDEYFVDTYGTVVGVINPEAEYKVVIEAHADEIAWFVNYITPEGYIYVRRNGGSDALIAPSKRVNIHTRKGMVKAVFGWPAIHVRKIEQDKAPTVETIFLDCGATNRQEVEDMGIHVGCVVTFDDELWVMNEKYYVGRALDNRIGGFMIAEVARLLKENNKKLPFGLYIVNAVQEEIGLRGAEMIAHRIKPDLAIITDVTHDTQAPMYEKKTNGDLHCGKGPVLTYGPAVQNNVLDMLIEVAQKHEIPFQRAAATRATGTDTDAFAYSSEGVASALISLPLKYMHTTVETVHKDDVENIIQLYYQFLLQLQSGHDFRYLK; from the coding sequence ATGAGAGAAGAAAGCTTTGAATTCTTACAGACATATCTTAACAATGCCGCACCTACCGGGTTTGAAAGTCCGGGCCAGAAACTGTGGCTGGAGTACATAAAACCTTACATTGACGAATATTTCGTAGACACTTACGGCACCGTGGTGGGCGTGATCAACCCAGAGGCCGAGTACAAAGTGGTGATTGAGGCGCACGCCGATGAAATTGCCTGGTTTGTGAACTACATTACGCCAGAAGGCTACATTTACGTGCGCCGCAACGGTGGCTCAGATGCGTTGATTGCCCCTTCCAAACGCGTGAACATTCATACCAGAAAAGGCATGGTAAAAGCGGTGTTTGGCTGGCCGGCCATTCACGTGCGCAAAATAGAACAAGACAAAGCGCCAACCGTAGAGACCATCTTCCTGGACTGTGGCGCCACCAACCGCCAAGAGGTAGAAGACATGGGCATTCACGTGGGCTGCGTGGTCACTTTTGACGATGAGCTCTGGGTGATGAACGAGAAATATTATGTGGGCCGCGCGCTGGACAACCGCATAGGTGGTTTTATGATTGCCGAAGTAGCGCGCCTGCTGAAGGAAAACAACAAGAAACTTCCCTTCGGGCTGTACATTGTGAACGCGGTGCAGGAAGAGATTGGCCTGCGCGGCGCCGAAATGATTGCCCACCGCATTAAGCCCGACCTGGCCATCATCACTGACGTGACACATGACACCCAGGCACCCATGTATGAGAAAAAGACCAACGGCGACCTGCATTGCGGCAAAGGCCCGGTGTTAACCTACGGCCCGGCGGTGCAGAACAACGTGCTGGACATGCTCATTGAAGTAGCCCAGAAACACGAGATCCCGTTCCAGCGCGCCGCCGCCACCCGCGCCACCGGCACAGACACAGATGCGTTCGCATATTCTTCTGAAGGTGTGGCCTCGGCGTTGATTTCCTTGCCGCTCAAATACATGCACACTACGGTAGAAACGGTGCACAAAGACGACGTGGAGAATATCATCCAGCTCTACTACCAATTCCTGCTGCAACTGCAGAGCGGGCATGATTTCAGATACTTGAAATAG
- a CDS encoding GNAT family N-acetyltransferase → MQLETPRLLLREFIEEDWHFTNLFEANEAVMRYQTQPVRDAEGSRQYVLQCMREAQEEPRTVYDLAVVLKTTQMVIGRVGMKLDEDGEEAALWYVLNQTYWGKGYATEAARALMGFGFEHLHLHRIWADCDPRNVGSYKVMEKLGMRHEAHFRENIFIKGEWCDSLVYALLSREWPVLSGENSE, encoded by the coding sequence ATGCAATTAGAAACCCCGCGCCTGTTGCTCAGAGAATTCATAGAGGAAGACTGGCATTTCACCAACCTGTTTGAGGCCAATGAGGCAGTGATGCGCTACCAGACCCAACCCGTGCGCGATGCCGAAGGCAGCCGGCAGTACGTGCTCCAATGCATGCGCGAAGCCCAGGAAGAGCCGCGCACCGTCTATGACCTGGCCGTGGTGCTCAAAACAACGCAAATGGTCATTGGCCGGGTGGGCATGAAACTGGACGAGGACGGCGAGGAAGCCGCGCTGTGGTACGTGCTCAACCAAACCTACTGGGGCAAGGGTTACGCCACCGAGGCCGCCCGCGCGCTCATGGGCTTCGGGTTTGAGCACCTGCACCTGCACCGCATCTGGGCCGACTGTGACCCGCGCAACGTGGGTTCTTACAAAGTGATGGAGAAGTTGGGCATGCGGCATGAGGCGCACTTCAGAGAGAACATCTTCATCAAAGGCGAATGGTGTGACTCACTGGTATACGCCCTGCTGTCCCGCGAGTGGCCCGTGCTTTCAGGTGAAAATTCCGAGTGA
- a CDS encoding ABC transporter substrate-binding protein: MLFTDQMQRQVLLPHPPQRIISLVPSQTELLFSLGLGDRVVGVTKFCIHPKAQTKQVTKIGGTKTFHLEVIDQLKPDLIIGNKEENYQEGIEALAQKYPVWMSDIYTLPDALNMITSLGQVLSTEKAAIALAKDIQAKFGALQPLFPTKKAAYFIWKNPYIAVGNTNFIDYLLGLCGFENVFQSMPRYPEITPQQLASAEPEVILLSSEPYPFQEKHVAEFQALCPQAQVLVVDGELFSWYGSRLLHSAPYLQQVIASVKV, translated from the coding sequence GTGCTTTTCACCGACCAAATGCAGCGGCAAGTGTTGCTGCCCCACCCACCCCAGCGCATCATTTCCCTGGTGCCGTCCCAAACCGAACTCCTCTTCTCCCTGGGCCTTGGCGACCGGGTGGTGGGCGTCACCAAATTCTGCATTCATCCCAAGGCGCAAACCAAGCAGGTCACTAAAATAGGCGGCACCAAAACGTTTCATCTGGAGGTCATTGACCAGCTGAAACCTGATTTAATCATAGGCAACAAAGAAGAGAATTACCAGGAAGGCATTGAAGCCCTGGCCCAAAAATACCCCGTCTGGATGAGTGACATTTACACGCTGCCAGATGCCTTAAACATGATCACTAGCCTGGGTCAGGTACTTTCTACAGAAAAAGCGGCCATCGCCTTGGCCAAAGATATTCAAGCAAAGTTTGGCGCGTTGCAGCCCCTTTTTCCAACCAAAAAAGCGGCCTATTTCATCTGGAAAAACCCCTACATTGCCGTGGGGAATACCAATTTCATTGACTACCTGCTGGGCCTCTGTGGTTTTGAGAACGTTTTCCAGTCAATGCCCAGATACCCAGAAATTACGCCACAGCAACTTGCTTCAGCAGAACCAGAAGTGATTTTGCTTTCATCTGAACCCTACCCGTTCCAGGAAAAACATGTAGCGGAGTTTCAGGCACTTTGCCCCCAAGCCCAGGTGCTGGTGGTGGATGGGGAGTTGTTCAGTTGGTACGGCAGCAGGTTGTTGCATTCAGCGCCTTATTTACAACAAGTGATAGCATCTGTCAAGGTGTAA
- a CDS encoding DUF4142 domain-containing protein: MKKSKIWIVASALFLSSASLVSCNNKASEETASEKVKVEKFLQKAASNDMFGMMTGMLAGDQGKEQKVAAYGQQLYHVHSRTSPAIENIAKRKNVKLPNVMESEKKVLVDSLEVKKGDEFDKSFADVQVAAHEEAVALYEQADKELTDPEIQAFIDQILPVLKEHLQEAQQLKTAVAKLK; the protein is encoded by the coding sequence ATGAAAAAGTCCAAAATATGGATTGTCGCCAGTGCCCTTTTCCTGAGCAGCGCTTCCTTGGTTTCTTGTAATAACAAAGCGTCTGAAGAGACGGCCTCTGAGAAGGTGAAAGTAGAGAAATTCCTGCAGAAGGCTGCCTCCAATGATATGTTCGGGATGATGACCGGAATGTTAGCCGGTGACCAGGGCAAAGAGCAGAAAGTTGCCGCTTATGGGCAGCAGTTATACCACGTGCATTCCAGAACCAGCCCCGCCATTGAGAACATAGCCAAACGCAAAAACGTGAAGCTTCCCAATGTCATGGAATCAGAGAAGAAAGTATTAGTAGACAGCCTGGAAGTGAAAAAAGGCGATGAGTTTGACAAGTCTTTCGCTGATGTACAGGTGGCAGCCCATGAAGAAGCCGTTGCCCTGTATGAACAAGCCGACAAAGAATTGACGGATCCTGAAATCCAGGCCTTTATTGACCAGATCTTGCCCGTGTTGAAAGAGCATTTGCAGGAAGCCCAACAATTGAAAACTGCGGTAGCCAAGTTGAAATAA
- a CDS encoding 3-phosphoshikimate 1-carboxyvinyltransferase, giving the protein MISAAAVRVSHPTGVLRGTFQLPASKSEANRALIIRALSGHNFPIHNLSDANDTQLLNRLLSSPAGPEVSAEDAGTVMRFLTAYYAATSQKLKLTGTPRMCQRPIGVLVDALRTLGADIDYLGQEGYPPLQMNGFTGTGTNQLSIRSDISSQYISALLMIGPLLPQGLQLTLEGKISSEPYIRMTLAQMAHFGVQATFEGNLISVPPQQYQPREFTVESDWSAASYWYSMVALAQEADVFLPGLRSTSLQGDSVLPTLMAPFGVKTEFSDTGVRLTKQPLQDKIDRIDFSACPDLAQTVVALGASLRVPFEMTGLESLRIKETDRIAALQAEVQKFGSELVETEPDVFALILKTEPKNEPQVHTYEDHRMAMAFAPLGLKQPVLIEEPRVVRKSYPRYWVELEKAGFTIM; this is encoded by the coding sequence ATGATATCTGCTGCTGCCGTGCGCGTGTCACACCCCACCGGTGTGTTGCGCGGAACGTTTCAATTGCCCGCCTCTAAAAGTGAAGCCAACCGCGCGTTGATCATCAGGGCTTTGTCTGGCCACAATTTCCCCATTCACAACCTCTCAGACGCTAATGATACTCAACTGTTGAACCGCTTGCTTTCCAGCCCTGCCGGGCCAGAGGTAAGCGCCGAAGATGCCGGCACCGTCATGCGTTTTTTGACTGCCTATTACGCCGCCACCAGCCAGAAACTCAAACTCACCGGCACGCCCCGTATGTGCCAACGGCCCATTGGTGTGCTGGTAGATGCCCTCCGGACCTTGGGTGCCGACATTGATTATCTGGGCCAGGAAGGCTACCCGCCGCTGCAAATGAACGGGTTCACCGGAACGGGCACCAACCAACTTTCCATCAGGTCAGATATCAGCAGCCAGTATATTTCGGCGTTGCTTATGATTGGGCCGCTGTTGCCGCAAGGGCTGCAATTGACGCTGGAGGGAAAAATTAGTTCAGAGCCTTACATTAGAATGACGCTCGCGCAAATGGCGCATTTTGGCGTGCAGGCCACGTTTGAAGGCAACCTCATCTCAGTGCCACCGCAGCAATACCAACCGCGGGAATTTACTGTGGAGTCAGATTGGTCGGCGGCCAGTTACTGGTACAGCATGGTGGCCCTGGCCCAGGAAGCCGATGTTTTCCTGCCCGGCCTTCGGTCCACCTCTTTACAAGGCGACAGCGTATTGCCCACGCTCATGGCCCCGTTTGGCGTGAAGACCGAATTTTCTGACACCGGCGTGCGCCTGACCAAACAACCGCTGCAAGACAAGATAGACAGAATAGATTTTTCGGCTTGCCCAGACCTGGCCCAGACTGTGGTGGCCTTGGGTGCCAGCCTGCGCGTGCCCTTTGAAATGACCGGGCTGGAAAGCCTCAGAATCAAAGAAACCGACCGCATTGCCGCCCTGCAGGCTGAGGTGCAAAAATTCGGTTCCGAACTGGTAGAAACTGAGCCAGACGTTTTTGCCCTCATTCTGAAAACAGAGCCCAAAAACGAACCCCAAGTACACACCTATGAAGACCACCGCATGGCCATGGCCTTCGCACCGTTGGGGTTAAAGCAGCCGGTACTCATAGAAGAACCCCGCGTCGTCCGGAAGTCGTACCCACGGTATTGGGTTGAACTGGAGAAAGCTGGTTTTACAATAATGTAA
- the aroB gene encoding 3-dehydroquinate synthase, which produces MTEEIFIGKDSEAQLKALLDNRAFKKVVVLVDENTQRHCYPLVKAILPVGHHVIQIQSGEENKTLATCEHVWRQLTELGLDRWALVVNLGGGVLTDLGGFCASLYKRGIRFLNVPTTLLAQVDASVGGKTGVDFMGFKNHLGVFQEPVAVWVNPQFLQTVDQRQIKSGYAEMIKHWLIMDAAMFREQRYVGLFTEDWTALIEHSINIKSKVVTADPLENGLRKILNFGHTLGHAVESYFLEKPGQMLLHGEAIAVGMVCEAWLSVQRGMLPIEELEQLESFIFSIYEKVSLPETDITQISERCLHDKKNSGATINCTLLQKIGEAVYDQPITLSEAQSALRYYQTL; this is translated from the coding sequence TTGACCGAAGAAATTTTCATAGGCAAAGATTCCGAAGCGCAGTTGAAAGCGCTGCTGGACAACCGTGCCTTCAAAAAAGTGGTAGTACTGGTAGATGAAAACACGCAGCGGCATTGCTACCCATTGGTAAAAGCCATCTTGCCAGTTGGGCACCACGTCATCCAAATCCAGAGCGGCGAAGAAAACAAAACCCTGGCCACCTGTGAACACGTTTGGCGCCAACTCACCGAACTGGGTCTGGACCGCTGGGCTTTGGTGGTGAATCTGGGCGGCGGCGTGCTCACTGATTTAGGCGGTTTCTGCGCCAGTCTGTACAAGCGCGGCATTCGGTTCCTCAACGTGCCCACCACTTTGCTGGCGCAAGTAGATGCCAGCGTGGGTGGCAAAACGGGCGTGGATTTTATGGGCTTCAAGAACCACCTCGGGGTTTTTCAGGAACCAGTGGCGGTTTGGGTGAACCCCCAATTTCTGCAGACGGTAGACCAGCGGCAAATAAAATCAGGCTACGCCGAAATGATAAAGCATTGGCTGATTATGGACGCCGCCATGTTCCGGGAGCAGCGCTACGTGGGGCTCTTCACCGAGGACTGGACTGCGTTGATTGAACATTCCATAAATATTAAGTCAAAAGTGGTCACGGCAGATCCGCTGGAAAATGGGCTGCGCAAAATCCTCAACTTCGGGCATACGTTGGGCCACGCCGTGGAAAGTTATTTTCTGGAGAAACCCGGCCAAATGCTGTTGCACGGCGAAGCCATTGCCGTGGGCATGGTCTGCGAAGCCTGGTTATCTGTGCAGCGCGGCATGTTGCCTATAGAGGAGTTGGAGCAGCTGGAGTCCTTTATTTTCTCTATCTATGAAAAAGTGAGCTTGCCAGAAACAGACATCACTCAGATAAGTGAACGCTGCCTGCACGATAAAAAGAACAGCGGCGCCACCATTAACTGCACGCTGCTTCAGAAAATCGGCGAAGCCGTATATGACCAACCCATCACCCTGAGCGAGGCCCAAAGTGCCTTGCGTTATTACCAAACCTTATGA
- a CDS encoding cellulase family glycosylhydrolase translates to MVSHKNTSALLAFRILIMGLLLFLTVTPLLQAQEAPFKKGVNVTNWFQANSAREVQFTKYTRQDFVQIKSLGADVIRLPINLHAMTQGAPNYTIDPLLFTFLDQAITWAEELNLHLILDNHSFNPIANTQPEVEIILANVWPQLARRYKNRSDKLYYEILNEPHGIADELWNGIQGRIIQVIRAEDTKHTIIVGASNFNSYQNLAQMPVYPDNKLIYTFHFYDPFLFTHQGASWVEPSLVPLANMPFPYRAQDMPALPSSLRGTWLEGAYNNYGNEGTVARVKQLIDIAANFKQTRQVPVFCGEFGVYMKNSRPQDRVFWHETVRRYLEEKGIAWTTWDYHHEFGLFTQGGSDLFDHDLNVPLLQALGFTVPPQTPYQKSPKQVGFGLYSDYLGKDILNASYGGQLNFYADQKPNNGHFSLSWANADQYSSIGFDFRPEVDLSVLRQNNYALDFLFRATGPATRLDLRFLDTKTADPNDHPWRSVFTLTEQLAPFDGRWHHIRIPLTSFQEQGSWDNNAWHTPRGAFDWTNIDKMEITAEHGPLGTTQFWFDNVYISNQDTAKIYDTSVYTGPLSSLQEQNASPDLILYPNPASTILKIEATKPEPLTLELMDTLGKTWAQRQFQGKAQINTAILPNGVYFLKVTSPTGRSSTHKILVQH, encoded by the coding sequence ATGGTCAGCCATAAAAATACTTCTGCCCTATTAGCCTTCCGAATTCTGATCATGGGCTTGCTGCTATTTCTCACGGTCACTCCGCTGCTACAGGCGCAGGAAGCGCCGTTTAAAAAAGGCGTTAACGTAACCAATTGGTTTCAGGCCAACAGTGCGCGCGAAGTGCAGTTCACCAAGTACACCCGGCAAGATTTTGTTCAGATCAAAAGCCTGGGCGCAGACGTGATTCGGTTGCCAATCAATCTGCACGCCATGACTCAGGGCGCACCCAACTATACCATAGACCCGCTGCTTTTTACTTTTCTGGACCAAGCCATTACCTGGGCCGAGGAGCTGAACCTACACCTTATCTTGGACAACCATTCTTTTAACCCCATTGCCAATACACAGCCCGAAGTAGAAATTATTTTAGCCAACGTCTGGCCGCAGCTGGCGCGCCGCTACAAAAACAGGTCAGACAAATTGTATTACGAAATTTTGAACGAGCCCCACGGCATTGCAGATGAACTTTGGAACGGCATACAGGGCCGCATCATTCAGGTCATCAGGGCCGAAGACACCAAGCATACCATTATTGTGGGCGCCAGCAACTTCAACAGTTACCAGAACCTGGCGCAGATGCCCGTGTACCCAGACAACAAGTTAATCTATACTTTCCACTTTTATGATCCTTTCCTTTTCACGCACCAGGGCGCCAGTTGGGTAGAGCCTTCGTTGGTGCCCTTGGCCAACATGCCGTTTCCGTACCGGGCGCAGGACATGCCCGCGTTGCCCAGCAGTTTAAGAGGCACCTGGCTGGAAGGCGCCTACAATAACTATGGAAACGAAGGCACCGTGGCCCGGGTAAAGCAGTTGATTGACATTGCCGCCAATTTTAAGCAAACCCGCCAGGTGCCGGTTTTCTGCGGAGAGTTTGGCGTTTACATGAAAAACAGCCGGCCGCAGGACCGCGTCTTTTGGCACGAGACCGTACGCCGTTACCTGGAGGAAAAAGGAATTGCTTGGACCACCTGGGACTATCACCATGAATTCGGGCTGTTTACGCAAGGCGGCTCAGATTTATTTGACCATGATTTGAATGTGCCGTTGCTGCAGGCGTTGGGTTTTACAGTGCCACCCCAAACGCCTTATCAGAAATCGCCTAAACAAGTAGGCTTTGGGCTGTACTCAGATTATTTGGGAAAAGACATTTTAAACGCCAGTTACGGCGGGCAACTGAATTTTTACGCTGATCAAAAACCCAACAACGGCCATTTCAGTTTAAGCTGGGCGAACGCTGACCAATACAGCAGCATCGGGTTTGATTTCAGGCCAGAGGTGGATCTTTCTGTTTTACGGCAGAATAACTATGCGCTTGATTTCCTCTTCAGGGCCACCGGACCGGCCACCCGCCTGGACCTGCGTTTTCTGGACACCAAAACCGCTGACCCAAATGACCATCCGTGGCGGTCTGTCTTTACCTTAACAGAGCAGCTTGCGCCTTTTGACGGCCGGTGGCACCACATCCGGATTCCGTTGACCAGCTTTCAGGAACAGGGCTCCTGGGATAACAATGCCTGGCATACCCCGCGCGGCGCCTTTGACTGGACCAATATTGACAAGATGGAAATAACCGCTGAGCACGGCCCCCTGGGCACCACCCAGTTCTGGTTTGACAATGTGTACATCTCTAACCAAGACACGGCCAAAATCTATGACACTTCGGTGTATACAGGCCCGCTTTCCAGCTTGCAGGAACAAAATGCTTCCCCAGACCTAATCCTCTATCCTAACCCGGCCTCCACTATTTTAAAAATTGAAGCAACCAAACCAGAACCACTTACTTTGGAGTTAATGGATACCTTA